One genomic region from Anabaena sp. PCC 7108 encodes:
- a CDS encoding SLBB domain-containing protein, translated as MLNINLWKFFTHSTTSVVLLTTLNIALPSVSLAQKQSVSSSSNISTDYLLGGGDVIRVNVFEVPEYTGEYQVPPGGSINLPLIGSVSVLRLTTEQAADELARRYARFLKRPLISVNLLSPRPINVFVTGEVTRPGAYTLNLQGGGGNTPGVQYPTLLAALTTAQGVTLSADVTKVELRRKVGRSGEQRVSFNLKELTQTGEIPQDITLRDGDTIVVPTAKEFNVAEARNLFSANFAASQTAPRTVAITGQVYRPGSYLVTAGGTEGAGTGLPTVMRALQLAGGITSQADVRAIRLRRPTRTGTEQTIDLNLWELLQTGDLNQDAVVQDGDTIVVPTATAISTAEATELATTTLSPSKIQVGVVGEVKKPGLTDLQPNSSLNQALLAAGGFNDARASSAAVDLIRLNPNGTVTKRIVKIDFSKGINDDTNPILRNNDVVVVGRSGLAKTGDTLGVVAGPLGIIFNFLRFFGL; from the coding sequence ATGCTTAATATAAATTTGTGGAAATTTTTTACTCATTCAACTACATCTGTAGTTTTGTTAACGACTCTCAATATTGCTCTACCATCTGTCAGCCTAGCTCAAAAACAATCAGTATCATCAAGCTCAAACATATCTACAGATTACTTATTAGGCGGCGGAGATGTGATCCGCGTCAATGTTTTTGAAGTACCAGAATATACAGGAGAATACCAAGTTCCTCCTGGTGGATCAATTAACCTACCTTTAATAGGCAGTGTATCCGTTCTCAGATTAACAACGGAACAGGCTGCGGACGAATTAGCCAGAAGATATGCTCGCTTTCTGAAACGTCCATTGATTTCTGTCAATTTATTGTCACCTCGTCCCATCAATGTTTTTGTGACTGGAGAAGTGACACGACCAGGGGCTTACACTCTCAACTTACAAGGAGGCGGTGGAAATACCCCAGGAGTACAATACCCAACTTTATTAGCCGCATTGACCACAGCCCAAGGGGTAACACTATCAGCCGATGTGACTAAAGTAGAATTACGGCGTAAGGTAGGACGTTCTGGTGAACAACGCGTCAGCTTTAACTTAAAGGAACTTACTCAAACAGGTGAGATACCCCAGGATATTACCTTACGGGATGGAGACACCATAGTTGTTCCCACCGCTAAAGAATTCAATGTAGCCGAAGCGCGAAATTTATTTTCTGCTAACTTTGCGGCCAGTCAAACGGCACCTCGCACAGTCGCAATTACTGGTCAAGTTTACCGTCCTGGTTCTTATCTTGTTACCGCAGGTGGTACAGAAGGAGCCGGAACAGGTTTACCAACAGTAATGCGGGCGCTGCAACTAGCCGGAGGAATTACATCACAAGCAGATGTTCGTGCTATCAGGTTACGGCGACCTACACGCACTGGCACAGAACAAACCATTGATCTCAATCTCTGGGAATTATTGCAGACTGGTGATCTTAATCAAGATGCGGTTGTGCAAGATGGAGATACAATTGTTGTGCCAACAGCAACGGCGATTAGCACAGCAGAAGCAACTGAATTAGCTACCACTACCTTGTCACCAAGCAAAATTCAAGTTGGTGTGGTAGGAGAAGTTAAAAAACCTGGATTAACAGATTTACAGCCAAATAGCTCTTTAAATCAGGCATTACTTGCCGCTGGTGGATTTAATGATGCTAGAGCTAGTAGTGCTGCTGTAGATTTAATTCGTCTCAATCCTAACGGTACTGTCACTAAGCGGATAGTCAAGATAGATTTCTCAAAAGGCATTAATGACGACACCAATCCTATACTTCGCAATAATGATGTTGTCGTAGTTGGCCGTTCTGGTCTGGCTAAGACTGGTGATACATTGGGTGTTGTCGCTGGTCCTTTAGGTATTATCTTTAATTTCCTCAGGTTTTTTGGACTTTAA
- a CDS encoding SPFH domain-containing protein — protein MEPIIAIVLALIGYALGSAKMINEGNQALVERLGRYHRKLEPGLNFIVPFLDQIVMEDTTREQVLDIKPQNVITKDGIYLEVDAVVYWRIMDIKRSFYEIDDLQQALSNLTTTTLREIIAQNTLDTTNMSRADMDKTILDQLNPITNDWGVQIIRLDIQRITPPESVRNSMQEQQAAEIKKLALISAAEGERQAAIKKAEGTKTSMEIIGEVLRSHPETKEILRYLVAQDYVQASQKLGASNNAKIVFVDPANSTDMFQELIAESVTHEEHGKTSGNGNGAN, from the coding sequence ATGGAGCCAATTATTGCCATAGTTTTAGCGCTGATAGGCTATGCCTTAGGATCTGCAAAGATGATTAATGAAGGGAATCAAGCCCTTGTTGAACGCTTGGGGCGGTATCATCGAAAACTTGAACCCGGACTCAATTTTATTGTTCCCTTCCTTGATCAGATTGTCATGGAAGATACAACACGCGAGCAGGTTTTAGACATTAAGCCTCAGAATGTGATTACTAAAGATGGTATTTACCTGGAGGTAGATGCTGTTGTGTATTGGCGAATCATGGATATTAAAAGAAGCTTTTATGAAATTGATGATCTTCAGCAAGCACTCTCAAACTTAACTACAACTACTCTACGGGAAATTATTGCTCAGAACACCTTAGATACAACTAATATGTCCAGAGCCGACATGGACAAAACCATTTTAGACCAGTTAAATCCAATTACAAATGATTGGGGAGTGCAAATTATTCGCTTAGATATTCAGAGGATTACACCACCTGAAAGTGTCAGAAACTCAATGCAAGAGCAACAAGCGGCAGAAATTAAAAAACTGGCGTTGATTTCCGCAGCTGAAGGGGAAAGACAAGCAGCGATTAAAAAAGCTGAAGGAACCAAGACTTCTATGGAGATTATTGGTGAAGTCTTGCGTTCTCATCCTGAAACCAAGGAAATTCTTCGGTATCTTGTCGCTCAAGATTACGTACAAGCCAGTCAAAAGCTGGGTGCTAGTAATAATGCCAAAATTGTGTTTGTAGACCCAGCTAACTCTACAGATATGTTTCAAGAGTTGATTGCTGAGTCAGTAACTCACGAAGAACATGGCAAAACTTCTGGGAACGGCAATGGTGCTAATTAA
- the folP gene encoding dihydropteroate synthase, giving the protein MSNQLMIRERCFIWGQRTYLMGILNVTPDSFSDGGQFNTASAALIQAQAMVNAGADIIDIGGQSTRPGAEQITLSEELDRVLSVLQVIRPEIRIPISVDTTRATVAKAAILSGADLVNDISGGTFDLEMLSTVSNLDVPIILMHIRGNPQTMQQQTNYQDLMGDIYSFLSQQITAAFAAGIKHEKIIIDPGIGFAKNYEQNLEIFRRLQTLKVLNCPILVGASRKSFIGQILNQTDPKARIWGTAAACSAAIFNGADILRVHDVLEMREVALVADAIYRHQASPNY; this is encoded by the coding sequence ATGTCAAACCAATTAATGATTCGAGAACGCTGTTTTATTTGGGGACAGCGGACTTACCTCATGGGCATTTTAAATGTCACTCCTGACAGCTTTAGTGATGGTGGTCAATTTAACACAGCTTCAGCCGCTTTAATCCAAGCCCAAGCAATGGTAAATGCTGGTGCTGACATTATTGATATCGGTGGTCAATCAACTCGACCAGGTGCAGAACAAATCACTCTGAGCGAAGAACTTGATCGAGTTCTGTCAGTTTTACAAGTAATTCGACCAGAGATTAGAATTCCTATTTCAGTAGATACAACTAGGGCAACCGTAGCTAAAGCTGCGATATTATCTGGAGCCGATCTAGTCAATGATATTTCTGGCGGTACATTTGACCTGGAAATGTTATCAACCGTATCTAATTTAGATGTGCCAATTATATTAATGCACATCCGGGGAAACCCTCAGACAATGCAACAACAAACTAATTATCAAGATTTAATGGGGGATATTTATAGCTTTTTATCTCAGCAAATAACAGCCGCATTTGCTGCGGGGATTAAACATGAAAAAATCATTATTGATCCTGGCATTGGTTTTGCTAAAAACTATGAACAAAATTTAGAAATTTTTCGCCGTTTACAAACATTAAAAGTGCTGAACTGTCCAATATTAGTAGGAGCTTCCCGTAAAAGTTTTATCGGTCAGATTTTAAACCAAACAGATCCAAAAGCCAGAATTTGGGGAACAGCAGCAGCTTGTTCTGCGGCCATTTTTAATGGTGCTGATATCCTCCGAGTTCATGATGTTTTGGAAATGCGTGAAGTTGCCCTAGTTGCTGATGCTATTTATCGTCACCAAGCATCACCTAACTATTAA
- the tpiA gene encoding triose-phosphate isomerase, which produces MRKIVIAGNWKMFKTRSESEEFLRGFLPHLEETPSRREVVLCPPFTDLSVMSKYLHGSLIQLGAQNVHWEENGAYTGEIAAPMLTEIGVRYVIVGHSERRQYFGETDATVNLRLKAAQKHGLIPILCVGETKQQRDLGETEAVITTQLEKDLVDIDQNNLVIAYEPIWAIGTGDTCETKEANRVIGLIRSQLTNPNVSIQYGGSVKPNNIDEIMAQPEIDGALVGGASLEADSFARIVNYQ; this is translated from the coding sequence GTGCGAAAAATAGTTATAGCCGGCAACTGGAAAATGTTCAAAACCCGGTCAGAGTCCGAAGAATTTTTACGCGGATTTCTGCCCCACTTGGAGGAAACACCGTCAAGACGAGAAGTCGTATTGTGTCCTCCTTTCACTGACCTAAGCGTCATGTCTAAATATTTGCACGGTAGCCTGATCCAATTGGGCGCACAAAATGTCCACTGGGAAGAAAATGGAGCCTATACAGGTGAAATTGCTGCTCCCATGCTGACAGAAATTGGTGTGCGCTATGTCATCGTTGGTCATAGCGAAAGACGGCAATATTTTGGTGAAACAGACGCAACCGTTAATCTGCGCCTCAAAGCAGCCCAAAAGCACGGTCTCATCCCTATTCTCTGTGTTGGTGAAACCAAACAACAACGGGATCTAGGGGAAACCGAAGCAGTTATTACCACTCAGCTAGAAAAAGACTTAGTGGATATCGATCAAAATAATTTGGTGATCGCTTACGAACCAATTTGGGCGATAGGAACAGGTGACACCTGTGAAACCAAAGAAGCGAATCGGGTAATTGGCTTAATTCGTTCTCAATTGACTAATCCTAACGTATCTATTCAATATGGTGGTTCAGTCAAGCCTAATAATATTGATGAAATCATGGCTCAACCAGAAATTGACGGCGCTCTCGTAGGAGGTGCAAGTCTAGAAGCTGATAGTTTTGCCAGAATTGTCAATTATCAGTAA
- a CDS encoding ComEC/Rec2 family competence protein: MMQTSGIIICLSYILGLLSTAIPGGGVWLLVLGTVGAILFRRIYPNSPKFTRKQENTATKSKSVTKGWTNAPHPTVWLIAGLVGILATVYFQLRIPQPGIKDISQFVSAENNSNQEQLVIVRGKVATNPRLTRSQRGQFWLEVTQMDEVKNGTKTAGSPKGVKGKLYVTVPILQITGLYPEQQVAVTGMLYKPKAALNPGAFDFQKYLRQEGTFAGLIGKQINFIDEEHKWGWWLLREKIVRSQVRWLGIPEGPLVSAMVLGSKAVDLPYDIRDLFVKVGLAHALAASGFQTSLILGVILQLTRRAKKRTQIIFGSLGLIIFLCLVGFQAAVLRAVIMGFAVLIGLALDRKVQQLGSLLLAATLLLLFNPLWIWDLGFQLSFLATLGLIVTASSIIKRLDWLPPAIASLISVPLAATIWTLPLLLQVFSVVGVYSVPLNIITTPLISVISIGGMISGLASLIFPDLGSTLAGFLYYPTHWLIQLSEFFANLPGSSIAVGSISIWQMLIVYGLIISTWLVRWWQRRWWFAGFIAVALVLIPIWHSASNLLRITLLATDTEPVLIIQDRGQVTMINSGDEGTGRFTILPFLQQQGINRIDWALASKFLPNESDAWLEVLQSLPIQNFYTYSSLIENNLQSQAIQQKLQKRQGFYQALTLGQTVNAGSILAQFVNDQLPILRLQIFGQNWLLVGSVKSQQIAELVKTGRLSRPQVLWCPSESLKDLVLALKPQVAIATSNNLDSTTMSALNTGTTKLFFTGKDGAIQWTPNGDFEGFVQVPENKSSGL, from the coding sequence ATGATGCAGACGAGTGGAATAATTATTTGTCTTAGTTATATTTTGGGTTTGCTGTCTACCGCAATTCCTGGGGGTGGTGTATGGCTTTTAGTTTTGGGTACAGTCGGAGCAATTCTATTTCGTAGAATATACCCTAATTCCCCTAAATTTACTCGTAAACAAGAAAATACTGCTACTAAAAGCAAGTCAGTAACTAAAGGTTGGACAAATGCTCCTCATCCTACCGTATGGCTAATAGCTGGCTTGGTGGGAATTTTGGCAACTGTATATTTCCAATTGCGGATACCACAACCAGGAATCAAGGATATCAGTCAATTTGTTTCTGCGGAAAATAATAGTAATCAAGAACAATTGGTAATTGTCCGTGGCAAAGTTGCTACTAATCCTCGTTTGACTCGTAGCCAGCGGGGACAGTTTTGGCTAGAAGTGACACAAATGGATGAAGTAAAAAATGGTACAAAAACAGCAGGTAGTCCAAAAGGGGTAAAAGGTAAATTATATGTAACAGTACCTATACTCCAGATTACTGGTTTATACCCTGAGCAACAAGTTGCGGTGACTGGGATGTTATATAAACCAAAAGCAGCATTAAACCCCGGTGCTTTTGATTTTCAGAAATATTTAAGACAGGAAGGTACTTTTGCGGGTTTGATTGGTAAACAGATAAATTTCATTGATGAAGAGCATAAATGGGGATGGTGGCTCTTAAGAGAAAAAATTGTGCGATCGCAAGTGCGTTGGTTAGGTATTCCCGAAGGACCACTTGTCAGTGCTATGGTTTTGGGCAGCAAAGCCGTTGATTTACCCTACGATATCCGGGACTTATTTGTGAAGGTGGGATTAGCTCATGCTTTAGCAGCTTCTGGGTTCCAAACTTCCTTAATTTTAGGTGTAATTTTACAACTCACAAGGCGAGCAAAAAAGAGAACACAGATTATTTTCGGCTCATTGGGTTTAATTATTTTCCTGTGTTTAGTAGGTTTTCAGGCTGCGGTACTAAGAGCCGTAATTATGGGTTTTGCTGTCTTGATTGGTTTGGCCTTAGATAGGAAAGTTCAGCAACTGGGGTCATTGCTACTAGCAGCTACACTATTATTGTTATTTAATCCTCTCTGGATTTGGGATTTAGGCTTTCAACTCAGTTTTTTGGCAACACTGGGATTAATTGTCACAGCATCATCAATCATTAAACGATTGGATTGGTTACCACCTGCGATCGCATCGTTAATTTCTGTTCCTTTAGCCGCTACAATTTGGACTTTACCGCTACTGTTACAGGTTTTTAGTGTGGTAGGAGTTTACAGTGTGCCATTAAATATCATCACTACCCCATTAATTTCTGTGATTAGTATTGGTGGTATGATCAGCGGTTTAGCAAGTTTAATCTTTCCAGATTTAGGTAGTACTTTAGCAGGTTTTTTATATTACCCAACCCATTGGTTAATTCAACTATCAGAATTTTTTGCCAATCTGCCTGGAAGCTCAATTGCGGTTGGGAGTATATCTATTTGGCAGATGCTAATAGTTTACGGATTAATTATCTCTACCTGGTTGGTGCGTTGGTGGCAGCGAAGATGGTGGTTTGCTGGTTTTATTGCTGTTGCTTTAGTACTCATTCCTATTTGGCATTCTGCTAGTAATTTACTGCGAATCACATTATTAGCAACTGACACAGAACCAGTTTTAATTATTCAAGACCGAGGCCAAGTCACTATGATTAATAGTGGAGATGAAGGTACAGGAAGATTCACAATCTTACCATTTCTACAGCAACAAGGTATTAATCGTATAGATTGGGCGCTTGCTAGTAAATTTTTACCTAATGAAAGTGATGCTTGGTTAGAAGTTTTACAGAGCTTACCAATTCAGAACTTTTACACATATTCCTCTTTGATAGAAAATAATCTTCAATCTCAAGCAATTCAACAAAAATTACAAAAACGTCAAGGATTTTATCAAGCTTTAACATTAGGGCAAACCGTGAATGCTGGTTCAATTCTTGCTCAATTTGTCAATGATCAATTACCTATTTTACGATTGCAGATTTTTGGACAGAATTGGTTATTAGTCGGCAGTGTTAAGTCTCAACAAATAGCAGAGTTAGTCAAAACAGGGCGGTTATCTCGTCCGCAAGTGCTTTGGTGTCCATCTGAATCTTTAAAGGATTTAGTTCTAGCGCTAAAACCACAAGTTGCGATCGCAACTTCTAATAACCTGGACAGCACAACTATGTCTGCATTGAATACAGGAACAACAAAACTGTTCTTTACAGGTAAAGATGGAGCTATTCAATGGACACCCAATGGTGACTTTGAAGGGTTTGTTCAAGTACCAGAAAACAAATCTTCAGGTTTATAA
- a CDS encoding CapA family protein — protein MPNRNQTQLFALSFLSVCFCLGISLGVTIKFGKIQQSDAAATEIPAFSPEFTPGLSEEGQTLTIKAVGDIIPGTNFPDNRLPSDRNQLLPQSVKTQLQGADILFGNFESSLTNYPYSSKDISRGQTFAFRSPPDYAQLFAESGFNVFNIANNHTMDFGVVGQQDTIKNLETAGIKTLGQKNQILYLEANQIPIAMIGFTTYELYNSVHNLETAKALVEEAKNNAKIVIVSMQVGAEGTSALHVKDKTEFFYGENRGNSLKFARTMIDTGADLVLGHGPHVPRAMEIYKGKIIAYSLGNFLGYRTLATNAQTGYSMILEVKLNSEGKLVSSKIIPVHLNRQGIPQIDQYFRTVGLLRYLNDHDFPDNTIEINKKGEIVVFNQKQN, from the coding sequence ATGCCAAATCGCAACCAGACGCAATTATTTGCTTTGAGTTTTCTGAGTGTCTGTTTTTGTCTGGGTATTAGTTTAGGAGTGACAATTAAGTTTGGAAAAATACAGCAATCAGATGCTGCGGCAACAGAGATTCCTGCATTCTCCCCCGAATTCACTCCAGGTTTAAGTGAAGAGGGACAAACACTGACCATTAAAGCCGTTGGAGATATTATTCCCGGTACAAATTTTCCTGATAATAGATTACCCAGCGATAGAAATCAATTATTACCACAGTCCGTCAAAACTCAATTACAAGGAGCGGATATTTTATTTGGTAACTTTGAAAGTAGCTTAACTAACTACCCTTACAGTTCTAAAGATATCAGTCGTGGCCAAACTTTTGCCTTTCGTTCACCACCCGATTATGCACAATTATTTGCCGAATCTGGTTTTAACGTCTTTAATATAGCGAACAACCACACAATGGATTTTGGTGTAGTTGGACAACAAGATACAATCAAAAATTTAGAAACTGCGGGTATAAAAACATTAGGTCAGAAAAACCAAATCCTTTACTTAGAAGCCAATCAAATACCAATTGCAATGATTGGCTTTACAACTTATGAATTATATAATTCTGTTCATAACTTAGAAACAGCCAAAGCCCTGGTAGAAGAAGCCAAAAATAACGCCAAAATCGTCATTGTTTCCATGCAAGTAGGAGCAGAAGGAACCAGTGCTTTACACGTAAAAGATAAAACAGAATTTTTCTATGGTGAAAACCGAGGTAATTCCTTAAAATTTGCCCGGACAATGATTGATACAGGAGCAGATTTGGTGTTAGGACATGGACCTCACGTTCCCAGAGCCATGGAAATTTACAAAGGCAAAATCATTGCTTACTCTTTGGGCAACTTTTTAGGATACAGAACTTTAGCTACAAATGCCCAAACAGGTTACTCAATGATTTTAGAAGTCAAACTCAATTCAGAGGGAAAATTAGTATCCAGTAAAATTATCCCCGTTCATTTAAATCGGCAAGGTATTCCGCAAATTGATCAATATTTCCGAACCGTGGGACTGCTGCGTTATTTAAATGATCATGATTTTCCCGATAATACGATAGAAATTAATAAAAAGGGAGAAATTGTTGTGTTTAATCAAAAACAAAATTAA
- a CDS encoding serine/threonine-protein kinase, whose product MLTGTILQGGKYTIIQEIGKGGFGITFKAMHHYLGQEVVMKTINERLRQHSDFPKFELQFQDEAKRLASCVHPNIVRVSDFFVEGGLPYMVMEYIPGENLGEAFVLPGITLSEEIAIHYIRQIGAALEIVHKNGLLHRDIKPDNIILRQGTQEVVLIDFGIAREFNSGVKQTHTGLVSEGYAPIEQYLTQAPRTPATDVYGLAATLYALLTGQVPLPSLLRDREPMPSPRELQPHLSAAVNQAVMRGMAVESRFRPPTVAEWLQILPRSGLDITQQLLTQPAPTIDLSTQQSENLLNKAAPTILSTPSLNREVTRIPKKVGLSKVFIGVGVFLITGTAAFSVTKMLPQSESQLVPKPLSEQPTPESKSAQPKSLVESTQLSESQNNQTVPPRESASFSSYERRKRNRRVSPEPTPDHSSATSESSSPEPQQNSSESSSQKPQQNSSEYSPRKTKQRTPTPTPVVTPTPSLSEILREAKSSPEVAPKKASENIPAVPIPQNNSPKPAKPDNSVVVPLAPQPKNSVVIPETPKESQGSDSSAVVVPTQETNSIPAGN is encoded by the coding sequence ATGTTAACAGGTACAATTTTGCAAGGTGGAAAGTATACCATTATCCAGGAAATAGGCAAAGGGGGATTTGGGATTACTTTTAAAGCTATGCATCACTACTTGGGTCAAGAGGTAGTGATGAAGACTATTAATGAACGTTTACGACAACACTCTGATTTTCCCAAATTTGAGCTACAATTCCAAGACGAAGCCAAAAGATTAGCCTCCTGCGTCCATCCCAATATTGTTCGGGTTAGTGACTTTTTTGTTGAGGGTGGGCTACCGTACATGGTGATGGAATATATTCCTGGGGAAAATTTAGGTGAAGCGTTTGTTTTACCAGGAATAACCCTGTCAGAAGAAATAGCAATTCATTATATCCGCCAAATTGGAGCAGCATTAGAAATAGTACATAAAAATGGTTTGCTGCACCGAGATATTAAACCTGATAATATCATTCTCCGCCAAGGAACTCAGGAAGTAGTACTGATTGATTTTGGCATTGCTAGGGAATTTAATAGCGGTGTTAAACAAACTCATACAGGCTTAGTTAGTGAAGGTTATGCACCTATTGAACAGTATTTAACCCAAGCACCTCGTACACCAGCGACAGATGTTTATGGTTTGGCGGCAACTTTGTATGCACTGTTAACAGGACAAGTTCCTTTACCATCATTATTGCGCGATCGCGAACCAATGCCTTCTCCTCGTGAACTACAACCTCACTTGAGTGCAGCTGTTAATCAAGCTGTCATGCGTGGAATGGCGGTTGAGTCCCGTTTTCGTCCTCCCACAGTCGCCGAGTGGCTGCAAATACTACCTAGAAGTGGGTTAGACATCACACAGCAATTACTTACTCAGCCAGCACCGACTATAGATTTATCTACCCAACAGTCAGAAAATTTGCTCAATAAAGCTGCACCTACCATTCTTTCTACACCATCACTAAATAGAGAAGTCACTAGAATACCAAAAAAAGTAGGACTATCTAAGGTATTTATCGGGGTTGGAGTATTTTTAATTACTGGAACAGCAGCATTTAGTGTCACGAAAATGCTACCTCAATCTGAGTCCCAGTTAGTTCCTAAACCTCTTTCTGAACAACCTACTCCAGAATCTAAATCTGCTCAACCAAAATCTCTAGTTGAAAGTACACAGTTATCTGAAAGTCAAAATAATCAAACCGTTCCTCCACGTGAATCTGCATCTTTTTCTAGTTATGAACGACGCAAGCGCAATCGTCGTGTTTCTCCAGAACCAACTCCTGATCATAGTAGCGCTACTTCAGAATCATCATCTCCAGAACCTCAACAGAACTCTTCAGAATCATCATCTCAAAAACCTCAACAGAATTCTTCAGAATACTCACCTCGTAAAACTAAGCAACGGACACCTACACCTACACCTGTTGTTACCCCCACACCATCTCTAAGTGAAATACTCAGGGAAGCTAAGTCATCTCCTGAAGTTGCTCCCAAAAAAGCTTCAGAAAATATCCCTGCAGTTCCTATTCCCCAAAACAACTCACCCAAACCTGCAAAACCAGATAATTCTGTTGTCGTACCACTAGCACCACAACCTAAAAATTCTGTAGTTATACCTGAAACACCAAAAGAATCTCAGGGTTCTGATTCTTCTGCTGTGGTAGTTCCAACTCAAGAAACAAATTCAATTCCTGCGGGGAATTAA
- the tnpA gene encoding IS200/IS605 family transposase, translating into MATALRRERNSLTDLKIQLVCVTKYCRSVFTGESIYLIEKTFREVAEKMNFKVLEFNGEGNHVHALIEYPPKLSVSQIVNALKGVSSRRYGQAGYKKPHEESLWSPSYFAISVGGAPLEILKEYIKNQEKPS; encoded by the coding sequence ATGGCAACCGCCCTCAGAAGAGAAAGAAACAGCCTTACGGACTTAAAAATTCAGTTGGTCTGCGTTACAAAGTATTGTCGCTCTGTGTTCACTGGTGAAAGTATTTATTTAATTGAAAAAACATTTCGTGAGGTGGCTGAAAAAATGAATTTTAAAGTGCTTGAGTTTAACGGTGAAGGAAATCACGTCCATGCACTGATTGAATATCCTCCTAAATTATCCGTTTCTCAAATAGTAAATGCTCTAAAAGGGGTATCCAGCCGCAGATATGGACAAGCCGGATATAAAAAACCCCATGAAGAATCTCTATGGAGTCCCAGCTATTTTGCCATTTCAGTCGGGGGTGCGCCACTAGAAATATTAAAAGAGTATATTAAGAATCAAGAAAAGCCGTCCTAG
- a CDS encoding RNA-guided endonuclease TnpB family protein yields the protein MKARYQFRFYPTDQQQKLLAQLFGCVRVVWNDALAICKQAEKLPSNNDLQKLVITQAKKTVERQWLSEVSNIPLQQSVADLGVAYKNFFDSLKGKRKGKKLGRPKFKKKTNQQSARFRIGGFSIKGDEVYLAKIGNVSPIWSRELPCFPSSCTVVKDCANRYFLSFVVEVEPVNIDAKNQSIGIDLGIKTFAVMSDGEKSQSPDYSKLDRKIRQLQKKLARQPKDSRRRNKTRIQISKLHNEIADTRKDFLHKLSTKIVSENEVIVLEDLNVSGMVKNRKLARAISLQGWREFRTLCAAKSQKFGRTFHVISRWEPTSQICSECGYKWGKLDLKIRSVRCLNCGTEHDRDENAAKNLNKACTEPSRSVGIGHCHDSKRAQRQSKTSNS from the coding sequence ATGAAAGCCAGATATCAATTTCGTTTCTACCCAACAGACCAACAGCAAAAGCTTTTAGCTCAGTTGTTTGGTTGTGTTCGCGTAGTTTGGAACGATGCACTGGCTATCTGCAAACAAGCAGAAAAATTACCAAGTAACAACGACTTGCAAAAGTTGGTTATTACTCAAGCGAAAAAAACTGTTGAGCGGCAATGGTTGTCTGAGGTTTCTAATATTCCTTTGCAACAATCAGTTGCAGATTTGGGAGTTGCCTATAAAAACTTTTTTGATTCTCTAAAAGGGAAGCGCAAAGGTAAAAAATTAGGTCGCCCTAAGTTCAAAAAGAAGACTAATCAGCAGTCAGCACGATTTAGAATTGGTGGATTTTCAATCAAAGGGGATGAGGTTTATCTAGCCAAAATTGGTAACGTTAGCCCGATTTGGTCAAGAGAATTACCCTGCTTCCCTAGCTCTTGTACTGTCGTAAAGGATTGTGCTAACCGCTATTTTCTAAGTTTTGTAGTAGAAGTTGAACCCGTTAATATTGATGCTAAAAACCAAAGTATCGGTATTGATTTGGGAATAAAAACTTTTGCTGTCATGAGCGATGGAGAAAAATCCCAAAGCCCCGATTACTCAAAATTAGACAGGAAGATTCGCCAACTTCAGAAAAAACTAGCTCGGCAACCCAAAGACTCACGACGAAGAAACAAAACCCGAATTCAAATTTCAAAACTACATAACGAAATAGCTGATACCCGGAAAGACTTTTTGCACAAACTATCCACCAAAATAGTTAGCGAAAATGAAGTTATCGTTTTGGAAGATTTGAATGTATCGGGTATGGTTAAAAATCGCAAACTTGCTAGGGCGATTAGTCTTCAGGGATGGAGAGAGTTTCGGACGTTATGTGCAGCTAAATCACAGAAATTTGGTAGGACATTTCACGTTATTAGTAGATGGGAACCAACTAGCCAAATTTGTTCTGAATGTGGCTACAAATGGGGTAAGCTTGATTTAAAAATTCGGTCGGTTCGATGCTTGAATTGTGGGACTGAACACGACCGAGATGAGAACGCCGCAAAAAATCTAAATAAAGCTTGCACTGAGCCAAGCCGAAGTGTCGGGATAGGGCATTGCCACGACTCTAAACGGGCGCAGAGACAGAGTAAGACTAGCAACAGTTAG